A stretch of the Archocentrus centrarchus isolate MPI-CPG fArcCen1 unplaced genomic scaffold, fArcCen1 scaffold_26_ctg1, whole genome shotgun sequence genome encodes the following:
- the LOC115775906 gene encoding phospholipase A and acyltransferase 3-like — translation MGSSSSSPSSSYAGGHQDDREPELGDLIQIFRDNYQHWAVYVGDGFVVHFVEDSGGSISTSVTAGNGFVLKQKLWNVVGKDKWKVNNSLDKEYKPHPANVIVKKAKAVMDKQLEYNLLSYNCEHFVNELRYGVAESQQVQKAVEVATVVGVVGGAALLGILASRSKESRSRPNSY, via the exons AtgggatcatcatcatcatcaccatcttcTTCTT aTGCTGGAGGGCATCAG GATGACAGGGAACCAGAGCTTGGGGACCTGATTCAGATCTTTCGTGACAACTATCAGCACTGGGCCGTGTATGTCGGTGACGGCTTTGTTGTTCACTTTGTAGAGGACT CTGGAGGCTCCATCAGTACCTCTGTCACAGCTGGAAACGGCTTTGTGCTGAAGCAGAAGTTGTGGAATGTGGTGGGAAAAGACAAGTGGAAAGTCAACAACAGCCTGGACAAGGAGTATAAACCCCACCCAGCAAATGTTATTGTGAAGAAGGCTAAAGCAGTGATGGACAAACAGCTGGAATACAACCTTTTATCATATAACTGTGAGCACTTTGTCAACGAGCTGCGCTATGGTGTGGCTGAATCCCAGCAG GTGCAAAAAGCAGTCGAAGTCGCAACTGTCGTAGGTGTCGTAGGTGGAGCAGCCTTGCTGGGAATTCTGGCTTCACGTTCTAAGGAATCACGGTCTAGACCCAACTCATACTGA